The genomic segment GGATCACCCCCACCTGCGCCGCGTTCTCCCCCAGCAGCCGCTCCAGCACCCGCACCCCGGCGCGCGGCTCGATGCTCCCCATCCCCTGCTCCGCCCGGCGCGCCTGGCTGCGCCCGGATGCGCGCGCGGCCATCCCGTCGCCGCCCCACATCCCCCACCCCACGCTCAGGGCGGGAAGGCCCTCTCCCCGCCGCTGGTGCGCCAGCGCGTCCAGGTAGGCGTTCCCCGCGGCGTAGCTCCCCTGCCCCGGCGAGCCCAGCAGCGCGGCGGCCGAGGAAAAGAGGACGAAGAAGTCCAGCGGAAGGCCGGCGGTCAGCCGGTGCAGGTTCCAGGCGCCGCGCACCTTGGGCGCCAGCACCCCCTCGAAGCGCTCCCACGACTGCTGCAGGAGCACGCCGTCGTCCAGCACCCCCGCGGCGTGCACGATGCCCCGCAGCGGAGGGCCCCCGTCGCGCGCCGCTTCCAGCACCCGGGCAGCCTGCTCCGCGTCGGACACGTCGGCCTGCAGCACCTGCACGCGGGCCCCGGCGCGCTTCATCTCCGCGATCGCGTCCCGCGCGCCCTCGCCCGGCGCGCTGCGGCCCACGAGCACCAGGTCGCGGGCGCCCCCCTCCACCATCCACCGGGCGACGTGAAGGCCCAGCGCGCCCAGCCCGCCGGTGACCAGGTAGCTCGCATCCTCGCGCAGCGTCACCGCGGCGCGGTCCGCCGAAGCCGGCTCGTCCGGCGTGGTGAGCACCACCTTCCCCACGTGCCGCGCCTGCGCCATGAAGCGGAAGGCGCTCGCGGCGTCGTCCAGCGGAAACGACCGGAAGGGGAGCGGCTGGATTTCGCCCTCGTGCAGCATCCGGCCAAGCTCCTCGAGCATGGAGCGCACGAGCGCCGGGCGGCTCGCGCGCACCTCGCCCAGGTCGAAGGGGAGGTACACGATGCCGCGATCCAGGGCGGCCACCTGCTCCGCGTCCCAGATGCCGATCTTGCCGATCTCCACGAAGCGGCCGCCCCGCCGCAGGGCGCGCAGGCTGGCCGGGATGAAGTCGCCGTTCAGGCTGTTGAGGACCACGTCCACGCCCTCGCCCCCCGTCGCCTCCAACACCTGGTCCGCGAAGTCCAGGGTGCGCGAGTTCATCACGTGCGCCACCCCCATCTCGCGCAGCGCGTCCCACTTGCCGGGGCTGGCGGTGGCGAACACCTCCGCGCCCGCGCGCCTGGCCAGCTGGACGGCCGCCTGCCCCACGCCGCCCGCGGCCGCGTGGATCAGCACCCGATCGCCCGCGCGAAGCCCCGCCAGGTGATGGAGCCCGTAGTACGCGGTCAAAAAGGCGAGGGGAACGGTGGCGGCCGCCTCGAAGCTCATCCCCGGGGGAATGCGGACGGCGAGCGCAGCGTCGACGGTCAGGTAGCTCGTCATGCCGCCCACGGTGGGCCCCACCAGCACCTCGTCCCCCACGGCCAGCCCGCTCACCCCGCTCCCCACCGCGGCCACCGTCCCCGCGCACTCGAAGCCGAAGGGCATCGCGGCGGCGGTGTCGGGAAGAAGGTCGAGGGCGTGCAGGACGTCGCGCAGGTTCAGGCCGGCGGCGCGCACGCGCACCTCCACCTCGCCTGCGCCGGGCGCCCGGCGGGGGGCGGGGACCAGCGCCAGGTTCTCCAGCACGCCGGGGCCCGAGGTTTCCAGGCGCACCGCCGCCGGCCCCGCCTTCCTGCCCGCGTCGGCAGGGGGGCGCGGCACAAAGCGGTCGAGGACGGCGTCCAGCACGCGCCCGCCGCGGAAGGCCGCCTGCGGGTGCTCGCCCTCGCGCCAGATCTCGCCGAACAGGGCGCCCGCCTCGTCCGCCGCATCGGCGGGGTCCAGGTCCACCGCCGCGCAGGCGAGCTCGGGGTGCTCCAGGGCGATCACCCGGCCCAGCCCCCAGAGCGGGGCCTGCGCCGCGTGTACGGGTCCGCCCGCCGGCTGCGCGCCGCGGGTCACCAGCCACAGGCGCGGACGCAGCTCCTCCCGCGCGAGCGCCTGCACCAGGTGCAGCGCGCCGCCGCAGGCCAGCGGCTGCGCATCCATGGGGTCCGCCGCGCCGGAATCGCCCGCATCCAGCCCCCACAGGAACACCACGCCGC from the Longimicrobium sp. genome contains:
- a CDS encoding SDR family NAD(P)-dependent oxidoreductase, with product LAAAALGLAIAWAAVRLLVALAPAGLPRLDGEGVEEVPVDAFYEACSARGLDYGPAFRAVRRLRRRGGAALGEVSLPGGLAADAEGWLLHPALLDACFHVLGAAVAGLGNDDTWVPVGVDRLRLYRPAGRSVTCLAQVRPGPGGEALQGDLVLSDEAGAPVAHLTGLTLRRASREALLGAGGDAEKWLYHVRWEPRRDTAGVAPRFGPEPGRWLLLADAGGVAAELAARLEAAGEACTLAVPAGRPGPGRARAVVPSADALGALLREEAGRDPRPLRGVVFLWGLDAGDSGAADPMDAQPLACGGALHLVQALAREELRPRLWLVTRGAQPAGGPVHAAQAPLWGLGRVIALEHPELACAAVDLDPADAADEAGALFGEIWREGEHPQAAFRGGRVLDAVLDRFVPRPPADAGRKAGPAAVRLETSGPGVLENLALVPAPRRAPGAGEVEVRVRAAGLNLRDVLHALDLLPDTAAAMPFGFECAGTVAAVGSGVSGLAVGDEVLVGPTVGGMTSYLTVDAALAVRIPPGMSFEAAATVPLAFLTAYYGLHHLAGLRAGDRVLIHAAAGGVGQAAVQLARRAGAEVFATASPGKWDALREMGVAHVMNSRTLDFADQVLEATGGEGVDVVLNSLNGDFIPASLRALRRGGRFVEIGKIGIWDAEQVAALDRGIVYLPFDLGEVRASRPALVRSMLEELGRMLHEGEIQPLPFRSFPLDDAASAFRFMAQARHVGKVVLTTPDEPASADRAAVTLREDASYLVTGGLGALGLHVARWMVEGGARDLVLVGRSAPGEGARDAIAEMKRAGARVQVLQADVSDAEQAARVLEAARDGGPPLRGIVHAAGVLDDGVLLQQSWERFEGVLAPKVRGAWNLHRLTAGLPLDFFVLFSSAAALLGSPGQGSYAAGNAYLDALAHQRRGEGLPALSVGWGMWGGDGMAARASGRSQARRAEQGMGSIEPRAGVRVLERLLGENAAQVGVIPVDWPKFLAASGRVPPFLAAFQEARPAPRADAPDFLDELRAAPPPERRARLAA